In Prionailurus viverrinus isolate Anna chromosome C2, UM_Priviv_1.0, whole genome shotgun sequence, one DNA window encodes the following:
- the MRAS gene encoding ras-related protein M-Ras isoform X2, whose amino-acid sequence MREQYMRTGDGFLIVYSVTDKASFEHVDRFHQLILRVKDRESFPMILVANKVDLMHLRKITREQGKEMATKHNIPYIETSAKDPPLNVDKAFHDLVRVIRQQIPEKSQKKKKKTKWRGDRATGTHKLQCVIL is encoded by the exons ATGCGGGAGCAGTACATGCGCACTGGGGACGGCTTCCTCATCGTCTACTCGGTGACAGACAAGGCCAGCTTCGAGCACGTGGACCGCTTCCACCAGCTCATCCTGCGCGTCAAGGACAG AGAGTCATTTCCGATGATCCTCGTGGCCAACAAGGTCGATCTGATGCATTTGAGGAAAATCACCAgggaacaaggaaaagaaatggcgACCAAACACAAt ATTCCGTATATCGAAACCAGTGCCAAGGACCCACCTCTCAACGTCGACAAAGCCTTCCATGACCTGGTGAGGGTAATTAG GCAACAGATTCCGGAAAAgagccagaagaagaagaagaaaaccaaatggcGGGGAGACCGGGCCACCGGCACCCACAAACTGCAGTGCGTGATATTGTGA